In one Myxocyprinus asiaticus isolate MX2 ecotype Aquarium Trade chromosome 29, UBuf_Myxa_2, whole genome shotgun sequence genomic region, the following are encoded:
- the LOC127420550 gene encoding terminal nucleotidyltransferase 5A-like: protein MDEHLNNSDYSNLSVLNWEQVKRLDAILTESIPIHGKWNFPTLEMKPRDIVNVVRCRMEECKIHVREVRLNGSAASHVLHEESGLGYKDLDLIFCADLKGEVEFQTVKDIVLDSLLDFLPEGVNKEKITPLTLKEAYVQKMVKVCNDSDRWSLISLSNNSGKNVELKFVDSLRRQFEFSVDSFQIRLDSLLLFYECSENPMAETFHPSIVGESVYGDFSIALDHLQRKLICTRNPEEIRGGGLLKYCHLLVRGFHAASEVEMKLLERYMCSRFFIDFSDVAEQRRKLESYLQNHFVGLEDRKYEYLTTLHSVVNESTVCLMGHERRQTLSLITMLAVRVLAEQNVIPNVANVTCFYQPAPYIADGNFSNYYIAQVQPVYACQPNHTFSPWLPCN, encoded by the exons ATGGACGAGCATTTGAATAACAGTGACTACAGTAACCTGAGCGTGCTGAACTGGGAGCAGGTGAAGCGTCTAGACGCCATCCTAACCGAATCCATCCCCATTCACGGGAAATGGAATTTCCCAACATTGGAAATGAAGCCTCGGGATATCGTCAACGTGGTGCGTTGTCGCATGGAAGAGTGCAAAATCCATGTTCGGGAGGTTCGGCTGAACGGTTCCGCGGCCAGCCACGTTCTTCACGAGGAGAGCGGATTGGGCTACAAGGACCTGGACCTCATATTTTGCGCTGATCTGAAAGGAGAAGTTGAGTTTCAGACCGTCAAGGATATTGTTCTCGATTCCCTCTTGGATTTCTTGCCTGAAGGCGTGAATAAAGAGAAAATAACTCCGTTGACATTAAAG GAAGCATATGTGCAGAAAATGGTGAAAGTATGCAACGATTCAGACCGCTGGAGTTTAATCTCACTCTCCAACAACAGTGGCAAGAACGTCGAGTTGAAGTTTGTGGATTCCCTGCGGCGTCAGTTTGAGTTCAGCGTGGATTCTTTCCAGATCCGCCTGGACTCCCTCCTCCTCTTTTACGAGTGCTCAGAGAACCCAATGGCGGAGACGTTCCACCCCTCCATCGTTGGCGAGAGCGTTTACGGTGACTTCAGCATTGCTTTGGATCACCTGCAGCGGAAATTGATCTGTACGCGAAATCCAGAAGAGATCCGTGGTGGTGGATTGCTGAAATACTGCCACCTGTTGGTACGAGGTTTCCATGCAGCTTCCGAAGTCGAGATGAAACTTCTTGAACGCTACATGTGCTCGCGGTTCTTCATCGACTTCTCGGATGTGGCGGAACAAAGGCGCAAACTAGAGTCATATCTGCAGAATCACTTTGTAGGACTTGAGGACCGAAAATACGAGTATTTGACCACGCTGCACAGTGTCGTCAATGAAAGTACGGTGTGCCTGATGGGACATGAAAGACGACAGACTCTGAGCCTCATCACCATGTTGGCAGTACGTGTTCTGGCAGAGCAGAATGTGATTCCCAATGTAGCCAACGTTACTTGCTTTTACCAGCCTGCGCCGTACATTGCTGATGGCAACTTTAGCAATTATTACATTGCTCAGGTGCAGCCAGTCTACGCTTGCCAGCCCAACCACACCTTTTCGCCATGGTTGCCCTGCAATTGA